The following proteins are co-located in the Mus caroli chromosome 7, CAROLI_EIJ_v1.1, whole genome shotgun sequence genome:
- the Prap1 gene encoding proline-rich acidic protein 1, whose amino-acid sequence MKRFLLATCLVAALLWEAGAAPAHQVPVKTKGKHVFPEQETEKAWGTRAMEPLEKDNQLGPLLPEPKQKPAVAEEKHPDAMTWVETKDILSHLRSPLQGPELDLDSIDHPMSDDVQDEEVPQSRPILYRQVLQGPEEDLDHLAHSMEDS is encoded by the exons GTTTCTCCTGGCCACCTGTTTGGTGGCTGCACTGCTGTGGGAGGCAGGTGCAGCTCCAGCACACCAG GTCCCTGTCAAGACCAAAGGCAAACATGTGTTCCCtgaacaggaaacagagaa GGCCTGGGGTACCAGAGCCATGGAGCCTCTTGAAAAGGACAACCAGCTGGGGCCACTGCTTCCTGAACCAAAGCAGAAGCCTGCAGTTGCCGAGGAAAAGCATCCAG ATGCCATGACCTGGGTGGAGACTAAGGATATCCTGAGCCATCTTCGCAGTCCTCTTCAGGGTCCAGAACTGGATCTTGACAGCATAGACCATCCCATGTCTGACGATGTCCAGGATGAAGAAGTGCCCCAGTCACGGCCCATCCTGTATCGTCAGGTGCTGCAGGGACCAGAGGAGGACCTTGACCACCTTGCCCACTCTATGGAGGATTCTTGA